A region of Phalacrocorax carbo chromosome 7, bPhaCar2.1, whole genome shotgun sequence DNA encodes the following proteins:
- the PDCD7 gene encoding programmed cell death protein 7, with the protein MAQPPPFAGRFPPPPFRPFPPPAAPFPAAARPGPFAVAAAPPPFLLPPLPPPPAGPEGAAGPRFAPGGGPYFPAAPPFPPRPGAEEEAAAQRQQDEAWLSQFLGRRRAAPAPPPPPPPAAASPSSARELAVEALGLVARLAALCRSLRRREAEGDEAGWARAREEAEAARRELREVVRPLREPGYGEALRRKAERARKRRLRLQRRKEEAKAAKEEEAARAAEREAKIDQWRAKCIQEVEEKNRERELKAAADSVLSEVRKKQADTKRMVDVLRALEKLRKLRKEAAGRKGVCPPPSADEAFENQVESLKTLLKNRTELYEAEERALRVMLEGEQEEERKREMEKKQKKEREKLLQQKLEIDSKLFGDPGEFPLAHLLQPFREYYLQAEHSVAALIQIRHEWDQYLVPADHPEGSCIPPGWVLPSLPTNDTWATAVR; encoded by the exons ATGGCGCAGCCTCCCCCCTTCGCCGGCCGCTTCCCGCCGCCGCCGTTCCGGCccttcccgccgcccgccgcgcctttccccgccgccgcccgccccgggccctTCGCGGTGGCGGCAGCGCCCCCGCCCTTCCTcctgccgccgctgccgccgccgccggcggggcctgagggggccgcggggccgcggTTCGCGCCGGGCGGCGGCCCCTACTTCCCGGCGGCTCCCCCCTTCCCGCCGCGGCCGGGGGctgaggaggaggcggcggcgcagCGGCAGCAGGACGAAGCGTGGCTGTCGCAGTTCCTGGGCCGTcgccgggccgcccccgccccgccgcccccgccgccgcccgccgccgccagccccagcagcgccCGGGAGCTGGCGGTGGAGGCGCTGGGGCTGGTGGCGCGGCTGGCCGCGCTCTGCCGGTCCCTGCGACGGCGGGAGGCCGAGGGGGACGAAGCGGGCTGGGCCCGGGCGCGGGAggaggcggaggcggcgcggcgggagctGCGGGAGGTCGTGCGGCCCCTGAGGGAGCCCGGCTACGGGGAGGCGCTGCGGAGGAAGGCCGAGAgggcgaggaagaggaggctgcgCCTGCAGcggaggaaggaagaagccaAAGCGgccaaggaggaggaggcggcccGGGCCGCCGAGAGGGAGGCCAAGATCGACCAGTGGAGAGCCAAGTGCATCCAGGAGGTGGAGGAGAAGAACCGG GAACGAGAACTTAAGGCTGCTGCAGACAGTGTCTTATCTGAAGTACGGAAGAAACAAGCGGACACAAAGAGGATGGTGGACGTCCTGCGCGCATTAGAAAAGCTTCGGAAGCTGAGAAAAGAGGCCGCTGGCAGGAAAG GTGTTTGTCCACCCCCCTCAGCAGACGAAGCGTTTGAAAATCAGGTGGAGAGTCTCAAAACGTTGCTCAAAAATCGCACAGAGCTGTATGAAGCTGAGGAGAGAGCTTTAAGAGTTATGTTGGAGGGagaacaggaagaagaaaggaagagagaaatggaaaagaaacagaagaaagaaagggaaaaactaCTACAGCAGAAACTCGAAATCGATTCCAAACTGTTTGGGGATCCAG GTGAATTTCCTCTAGCCCATCTATTGCAGCCCTTCAGGGAATATTACTTACAAGCTGAGCATTCTGTAGCAGCTCTAATCCAGATCAG GCACGAATGGGATCAGTACCTGGTGCCGGCTGATcaccctgaaggaagctgcatccctccaggatgGGTTCTTCCGAGTCTCCCCACAAATGACACTTGGGCCACTGCTGTCAGATAA